Below is a window of Desulfomonilaceae bacterium DNA.
GGCTCCTTCCGTCAAGCCCACGACTTCTGACTTCACTCGTCTCTCATCATCCATGCTCCGTTCTCCTTGTACACGTCTTAACTGTGTTTAACCCAATTCCGTGTCCAAAGAAACCGGGGCCGCCCCAGTCGGAACAAGACTTGAATTTTAGACGGTAATTATTAAAGCATTAATCTGTTTTGAAGTAAACCTGATTAACCTTTGACGCATGTCTAACGCCAGTGTATTTATAGCGTCATTATGACAAATTTAGACAAAATTCGTATCGGTGTTATTGGAGTGGGATCCATGGGGCGTAATCACGCCCGTGTTTTGTCTCAAAACGAAGATTGTGATTTTATAGGGATTTACGATGTCGATGAGGCCAGAGCGGCGCAAATCTGCGAAGCATACGGTTGTCGGGGTTTTGGAGATTTAGACGCAATATTGAATTCAGTAGACGCTGTAGTTGTCGCTGCGCCCACCTTTCTACACGGTGTTCTGGGTGAGGAATGTCTGAACCGCGGGATACACACGCTCATGGAAAAACCTCTCGCCGCAAGCCTGACTGACGCTGAAGGTCTTGTCAAACTTGCGGAGACAAATGGGGTGATTTTAATGGTGGGGCACATCGAACGTTACAATCCCGCTATAAGCCTCATGATAAACACCATAAAGAAAAATAAGGAACCTGTAGTTTCATTTGAGGCCAGAAGACTTAACCCTTTTGATGGAACAAGATGTCTTGATGTTGATGTCCTATATGATCTTTTGATACATGACGTAGACTTGGCTCTGGAAATAGCGGATTCTGAAATTTTAAATATTAGCGCTTTTGGGTCAGATGTTTATTCAAATTTAGTTGACGACGCTCATACACTGTTGCGATTCAAGAATGGAATCACCGCTGTTTTTTGGACTTCAAAATGCTCTCCCAGGAAAATCAGAGAAATATCTGTTACTACGAAAACTCGATTTTACCAGGCTGACACAATTACCAGAACGTTGACCATTCATACTTCCAGGGATGTAAATCCGGTAGTGGGTGGGATTTGTCAAATGGGAGATATCGAAGTCGAAGAAATTCTTCAAGCCCAAAAGGAGCCGTTAGCGGCTGAAATAGAGGATTTTCTGCGCTCGATAAAAACAAATAGCTCCCCGACTGCGAATGGCCGGAGAGCGCTGTATTCTCTGATAGTTCTTGAACAAATATCCAGAAATCTTATTACCCGTTGAAATACAAAACAATTTCGGTACAAACAGCCACCGGTTTCAGAGAACCTTGTTCAGTGAATATTCGATCACTCCCTTGGCGCCGGCCTTCAAAAGTTTAGGTATCAGAGTCCTGACAACTTCTTCTGAAACAACCGACTCAACAGAAAACCAGTCTGATTTGTATAAACCAGCGACTGTTGGAGCATTTAGAGATGGAAGTAAACCAACGACAATATCGACGTCTTCTTTTGGGACATTCATTTTCAAACCAACCATCTTTCGGGCTTCAAGCGCTGATTGAAGCATCAGATGTATTTGTTCCATCTTCTCACGCTTGAATGGGTCCTGATATGATTTCTTGTTTGCTATAAACTGGGTGTTGGTTGTTAGAATATTGTAGATGATTTTAAGGCCGTTGGCTCTCAGTGTGCTCCCGGTTTCCGTAACATCAACAATGGCGTCCACAACGCCTTCCTGAACTTTGGCTTCAGTGCTACCCCACGAAAATTCAACCTCAATTTTTATTCCACGATCAGCAAAGAACCTCTTGGTAACTCCGACCAACTCAGTAGCTACACGCTTTCCTTCAAGATCTTCCGGAACCTTATAATTGGATTTCCCATCCACGGCCAAAACCCATCGGGCAGGGTTCTGAGAAACCTTTGAATAAACTAAATCATCTATTACCTTGACATCCGACTCATTCTCAAGAATCCAATCTTTTCCCGTGAGCCCGGCGTCGAATGTTCCCGATTCCACGTATCTGGATATCTCCTGAGCCCTCAAACGAGCCATGAAGATTTCATCATCATCAACAGTCGGAAAATAACTTCTGGGTGAAACTGTTATGTTCCAGCCGGCGCGACGAAATAAATCAATTGTCGCCTGTTCCAGGCTTCCCTTTGGAATTACAATCTTTAATGGGTCTTTACGACTCAATTTCTTTTATCTCTCCTTCCTGGTTGATTCGCCTAAAGAAACAACTCCATTTTTTCGTGTGGCATGCTCCCTCGCCCTGTTGATCCACCATCAACAGAATGGTGTCCATATCACAATCTATGAGGACTTCTCTGACTATCTGAACGTCTCCGGATGTCGCGCCCTTTCGCCAAAGCTCTTTCCTGGACCTGCTCCAATAGCAGGCTCTTCCCTCCTTGAGTGTGATCTCCAGGGCTTGCTGGTTCATATAAGCCATCATCAAAACCTTACCCGTTTTTACATCCTGCGCTATCGCAGGCGCTAAACCGCCACCCTTTTCAAAGTCTATTTCGTTTATCGTAGAGGAACCTAATGAACCCCTCATGGTGTCTCCTTAGTTTGTTATACCAGTAGTTGTCATGGAGAAAACAATGCTCCATGTAAGGATTCTATTTGAAAAATATGTCAACTATTCTTATAGTCTGGTCGTCTCTTTCCCAATCCACATCTTCTATCCATTTCCAGGCGCGATTAAAAGAACAGCTTGCGATCAGAAAGGTGGCTATCAGTATCAAGAACCATTTTTTCATGACAGTCTCACATTATCACGTGTTGGCTTGGCGCTTGGACGTCCTAAGTCATTTCAATAATACACTATTTGATTAAAGCAATCAAGACACCAAACATCATCTTATGTTTAGCAAAACTAGCTAATACCCTGAAATAGCGTGGTTAATTTATTGACATAGTTTATCCGTCTACGCTATAATAGCGTCTGCTAACAACGGGTAATTGACGGAATCATGGTCAATGCCCTAGTATTGTAACCTTTTCGATTTGATCAAGCCCAAGTTGTCCTGAAGATGGGGGGAAAAAATGAACACAAGAAGCGTTGTTGCTTTATC
It encodes the following:
- a CDS encoding Gfo/Idh/MocA family oxidoreductase, whose amino-acid sequence is MTNLDKIRIGVIGVGSMGRNHARVLSQNEDCDFIGIYDVDEARAAQICEAYGCRGFGDLDAILNSVDAVVVAAPTFLHGVLGEECLNRGIHTLMEKPLAASLTDAEGLVKLAETNGVILMVGHIERYNPAISLMINTIKKNKEPVVSFEARRLNPFDGTRCLDVDVLYDLLIHDVDLALEIADSEILNISAFGSDVYSNLVDDAHTLLRFKNGITAVFWTSKCSPRKIREISVTTKTRFYQADTITRTLTIHTSRDVNPVVGGICQMGDIEVEEILQAQKEPLAAEIEDFLRSIKTNSSPTANGRRALYSLIVLEQISRNLITR
- the hisG gene encoding ATP phosphoribosyltransferase: MSRKDPLKIVIPKGSLEQATIDLFRRAGWNITVSPRSYFPTVDDDEIFMARLRAQEISRYVESGTFDAGLTGKDWILENESDVKVIDDLVYSKVSQNPARWVLAVDGKSNYKVPEDLEGKRVATELVGVTKRFFADRGIKIEVEFSWGSTEAKVQEGVVDAIVDVTETGSTLRANGLKIIYNILTTNTQFIANKKSYQDPFKREKMEQIHLMLQSALEARKMVGLKMNVPKEDVDIVVGLLPSLNAPTVAGLYKSDWFSVESVVSEEVVRTLIPKLLKAGAKGVIEYSLNKVL
- the hisI gene encoding phosphoribosyl-AMP cyclohydrolase — translated: MRGSLGSSTINEIDFEKGGGLAPAIAQDVKTGKVLMMAYMNQQALEITLKEGRACYWSRSRKELWRKGATSGDVQIVREVLIDCDMDTILLMVDQQGEGACHTKKWSCFFRRINQEGEIKEIES